The following DNA comes from Nitrososphaerota archaeon.
TGAATTTCTACTTATTGAATTATACTCTATTTCTTTTAAATTTTTAAAATAAACAATTATAGTTCTATCTCTAAATTGATAAGGAAATATTTCACTTTCAATTATCTCTATGTATAAAGTATTCTTTCTAATGTATAATTTTTCCTTACATATTTTTATATTTATTTTTTTATAATTAATAAGAAAAATGAAATGTATTCATATAAAATAATTAAAGGAGAATTAATATTCAATAATTCTAATGATATTAAGAAAATCGATGAACTAATAAATGAATGGCATTTTGCTGTATTACAATATGCAAACATGTATGCTAAAATTGAAAGATTTGTTGAAATTCCAACAAGATTACCAGAAAATTTAAAAAAGACTGCAAAAGAATATGCTGAACAATTAGTAAAACAAAATGGAAAGCAATGCATTTTTACAGATTTTAAAAAAGCTGATGAAATTAAAGAAAATATTGAAAGAAAAATAGAAAGAACAAAAAACATTGTTAGCGAAAAAGCAATAAAACATTTAGAAAACAAAAAGATTGTCGCTATAAAAAATAATTTCATTCAATTAGAGCGATGTTCTGTTAGATCAAATGATAGCTTTAAAACTATAATAATAACAACATTAGAGAAATACAAAACAATAAATGCATGGTTTAAATGCAAAAGGAAGCAACTATTAATAGAAGCGTTGAACTCACCAAAAAGAACAAAACATTTTAAAACTTTAGAAGTATGCGATCCAATAATAAAGAAAGAAGACAATAGATATTTTCTAATATTTCCAATAAGAAAGCTTGTAGAATTGTTAACTACTGAAGAATTATCTAATAAATTTAATGTAGGTTTCAATATTCTAAGCATAGATATAAACTTAGATGATGTTTGCTATGCTATATACAAAGTAAATACTAATAATTACAAAAGATTATTCATTGATAGAATAAAATGGAATATTGTTGAATGGATTAGAGTAAAACAAATAGATGCTTATGCAAAAGAAAGATATAAAACACCTGCGAAAAGATTATGGAGAAAATTAAAACTAAGAAATCTTGGAATTTGTCAAAGAATTTCTAATGAAATTGTTAAAAATGCATTAAAATATAATGTGAAAGCGATAATATACGAAGATTTAAGCAATAATTTTAAAAATAAAAGCAAAGAATATAACTTTAAAATAAGAATGTGGTTCTATAGAAAAATCTTAAATTATCTAATAAACAATGCAAATTGGAATGGAATATCAACAATTTATGTAGATCCATATGATACTTCGAAAACTTGTCCAAAATGCAATAATGAACTTAAAGAAAGCGATAGCTTCCATTATTTAGAATGCAAAAATTGTGGATTTAAAGATGATAGAGACCATATAGCAGTTGCTAATATTACAAAGAAATTTTTAAAGCTCCTTCTAAACTCTAAGAGTCTGGAAGGAGAAGGTTTAGGAACTCAACCCAAAACCCTCCTTCAAGCACAATAAACATGATGAAGATTGGTGAAAGCCAAGTGGAGCAGTCGAAGGATGCTAAGCGAACATAGCCACGATGATAAACCATTGGCTTGAAGGAGGCTAGAGTTCAAAGCGAGTTCATGCCAGGTGTAAGAATAGTTAAGAATAAAAATAAGAATTAAAATTATTTTGGAATTGCAAAAATTTGAATAGCTATATGCACTAAATATTTTGAATATGGTTTGACGATACGCGAATCTATTATATCTACATGATAATTTTTTAAATTTGCAATATTAAAGATTTGTTTAGTAATTTTTTCTAAACCATTCTCTTTTTCGATAAGGTCATGAAAATGTATTATTCCACCTTTTTCTGATATAGCTTCTAAACCATATTCAAAAAATTTTATTGTTTCAGGAAAATAACCCATAAAAACTCTATCAGCTACTCCTCTTAATTTATTTAAGATAATTTCTCTCGAATCTCCTGGAATTGCTTCAATATTATAAGTTCCATTAAGTTTAATATTTTCTTTTAAATAATAATATGCTAAAGGATTTATTTCTATAGCATATATTTTTTTAGCTCGAGAAATTTTTGCTGCTGGTATAGAAAATTGCCCAATTCCTCCAAACATATCAATTATAGTTTCCCATTCTCTAACTTGAATAGCTGTTCTTACTCTTTCAAAACTATTTCCTAAACAAAACATTAATTTTGAAACATCCAATTTATATTTACATCCATATTCTTTATGAATTGTTTCTGTATTGTTACTTCCAGCTATTAATTTAATTTTAGGAATTCTATAATCTCCTTCGATTCTCTCAATTTTTAATACAGATTTAGTAGATGGGTATAGCTTCATTATAATTTCTCCAATTTCTTTTAAATATGGATCAAGCTTTTCTGAACAACGAATTAGAGCTATATTTCCTATAAATCTAACTTTTCTTGGTAAATCTTCCTTTTTTATAAATGGAAATTTTTTAGAGAGTATATCCTTTAAATTATTTTCTTTATTCATTTTAATATTAAAAATATTTTAAGGAGAGCCTATAAAGATTTATAGAAAGCTTAAAATTCTACAAAAGATAAAATTTAAGTGATTTGAAATGGGGAAGAAACCAACATTATCTGCTCTTGAAAAAAGATTAAAAAGAGAAGCTGAAAAACAAAAAGCTGCTCAACAAAAAGCAGCAGCTGCTATTGAAAAAGGACCTAAAGATATTATCCCCCCTTCAAAAGAAGAATTGAATAAATTTATTTCATCTTCAAAAATGATTACTCCATTTATGGTTGCTGAAAAATTCAATATAAAGCTTAGTATAGCTAAACAAATTTTAAAAGATTTAGTTAAAGAAGGAATATTAAGTATTGTTGGTGGAGATAATAGAATTAGAATTTATGTTCCTATTACTAAAACTACTCCATTAAGTAAAGAGAAAGTACCTAAAGAAAAAACTCGTAAATAAGGAAATTTATAATTATTAAATTTTTAAAATTCTAATTCTTGAACCTTGCTTAGTATTTATTAAATTTTCAATTTTATTTGAAAATTTACCAATCTTTACTGTTTGAACTGGAGGGATTGCTTCTTTAAAGAATAAACATATAGCATTTCTAGGTGGCCAATAGCATATATCTCCTGGAATAACTTTATTAATAGTTTTTTCAGCTCCTATAGAAATTTTTGTTTCAAAAAATATACAATGTTCCATTATTCCAGCAAATCCTTCAAGAGGCATATTTTTTAATAAGTATTCTATTGTTATTGGTGCATAAAATCTTATAAATTCTCCATTAAATTCTCCTATTTTTTCTACAATTATTTTAATTGGAATTCTTGCTTGTGCTTTCATATTTCTAGATAAAATATTGTTTAACGTAATCTTAATAAATTTTTTCTTATATTTTAAAAAGGAATGAATAATGGTTGAAGATATCCTGAAAATTGAAGAAAAATTAAAAAACTTAGATAATCAAATAAAACTTCTAATTAAAAAATATGAAGAAGGGAAAACTTCTAAAGAAGAATATTTTAATAAAAGATGTATTTTGGAAAAAGAATATAGCAAATTATCTAATGAATTAGCAAAAATTAAATTTATTGGAAAAAAAGGGAGAATTAATCGCTAGGTACATGTGAACCGTCTTTTTTATATCCATATTTTTCATAAAAGCATATTTCTTCAAGATTTTTCCTATCTTTTACTTCTCCTTTTTCTATAGCTGGATAGCCTAATGGAGTAAATGCTACTATTCTAATATTTTCAGGAGCATCTATGGCTTCTTTAACAATTTCTTCATTAAATTCTCCTATCCAACATGTTCCAAGTCCTCTTTCTCTTGCAGCAAGTATTAAATGTTCAAAAGATATTCCAATGTCTACAAGATAATATTCTTTGTCGTCATGATATCCTGATTTACTTGGATCTGCACAAGCTACTATTATTACTGGTGCTTCAATAATCCAATCTTTAGACTGTGGTCTAGATTCAGCAATTTTCCTTCTTATTTCTTCATTTTTTACTACTACATATCTCCAACATTGTAAATTTTTCCAAGAAGGAGCAAGACGAGCAGCATTCAATACATATTCTATATCTTCATCGGAAACTGGGTCTGGTTTATATTTTCTAATGCTTCTCCTTAATTTAATAACATCCATAAGTTCCATAAATGTAAATTTCTCTAAAAACCTATTTATATATTTTGATAGATTATTAATCTTAAAATCTTTATTCTATACGTACTAAAAATACTTAATGAATGATTAAATGAAGAATTATTTAAAAAAAAGCTTAATTTTAAGCATCTTTATTAACAATTTTAAAAAGTGATAATAAATGAAATATGTTGGGTTTATTTCAAAGGATGATGCATTTAATTTTTGTAAAAATATTTTCATGAAAATGGGTCTTTCTAAAGAAGATGCAGAAATAGTTTCTAATCATTTAGTTATTGCAAGTTTAAGAGGCGTTGATTCTCATGGAATAACTCGTATTCTCCCATATGTTATTGGATTAGAAAAGGGGATCGTTAATCCAAATCCAAAAACAAAAATTTTAAAAGAAACAGAATCGATAGTATTAATAGATGGAGATAATGCTCTTGGACAAATACCCGCACTTAAAGCAACAAATATTGCTGTTGAAAAAGCTATAAAAACAGGAATTGGAATAGCGAGTGTAAAAAATGTAGGACATGTTGGAATGCTTGCATATTATGGATTAAAAATTTCTGAAAAAAAATTTATAGGAATGATATGCACAAGTGGTCCTTCAAGAGTAGTACCGTGGGGTGGAAAAAAAAGATTGCTTGGTACTAATCCAATATGTTTCTCTTTCCCCTTCAAAAATGAAAATCCAATAGTTTTAGATATAGCAACAAGCATTGTTGCAAGTTTTAAAATTAAATTAATGGCTGAAAGAGGAGAGAGTGTCCCAATTGGTATGATTTTAGATAAAAATGGAAAACCAA
Coding sequences within:
- a CDS encoding zinc ribbon domain-containing protein; this encodes MYSYKIIKGELIFNNSNDIKKIDELINEWHFAVLQYANMYAKIERFVEIPTRLPENLKKTAKEYAEQLVKQNGKQCIFTDFKKADEIKENIERKIERTKNIVSEKAIKHLENKKIVAIKNNFIQLERCSVRSNDSFKTIIITTLEKYKTINAWFKCKRKQLLIEALNSPKRTKHFKTLEVCDPIIKKEDNRYFLIFPIRKLVELLTTEELSNKFNVGFNILSIDINLDDVCYAIYKVNTNNYKRLFIDRIKWNIVEWIRVKQIDAYAKERYKTPAKRLWRKLKLRNLGICQRISNEIVKNALKYNVKAIIYEDLSNNFKNKSKEYNFKIRMWFYRKILNYLINNANWNGISTIYVDPYDTSKTCPKCNNELKESDSFHYLECKNCGFKDDRDHIAVANITKKFLKLLLNSKSLEGEGLGTQPKTLLQAQ
- a CDS encoding class I SAM-dependent methyltransferase family protein, producing the protein MNKENNLKDILSKKFPFIKKEDLPRKVRFIGNIALIRCSEKLDPYLKEIGEIIMKLYPSTKSVLKIERIEGDYRIPKIKLIAGSNNTETIHKEYGCKYKLDVSKLMFCLGNSFERVRTAIQVREWETIIDMFGGIGQFSIPAAKISRAKKIYAIEINPLAYYYLKENIKLNGTYNIEAIPGDSREIILNKLRGVADRVFMGYFPETIKFFEYGLEAISEKGGIIHFHDLIEKENGLEKITKQIFNIANLKNYHVDIIDSRIVKPYSKYLVHIAIQIFAIPK
- a CDS encoding 30S ribosomal protein S25e; the encoded protein is MGKKPTLSALEKRLKREAEKQKAAQQKAAAAIEKGPKDIIPPSKEELNKFISSSKMITPFMVAEKFNIKLSIAKQILKDLVKEGILSIVGGDNRIRIYVPITKTTPLSKEKVPKEKTRK
- a CDS encoding cyclophilin-like fold protein; the encoded protein is MKAQARIPIKIIVEKIGEFNGEFIRFYAPITIEYLLKNMPLEGFAGIMEHCIFFETKISIGAEKTINKVIPGDICYWPPRNAICLFFKEAIPPVQTVKIGKFSNKIENLINTKQGSRIRILKI
- a CDS encoding nitroreductase family protein, with amino-acid sequence MDVIKLRRSIRKYKPDPVSDEDIEYVLNAARLAPSWKNLQCWRYVVVKNEEIRRKIAESRPQSKDWIIEAPVIIVACADPSKSGYHDDKEYYLVDIGISFEHLILAARERGLGTCWIGEFNEEIVKEAIDAPENIRIVAFTPLGYPAIEKGEVKDRKNLEEICFYEKYGYKKDGSHVPSD
- a CDS encoding Ldh family oxidoreductase, with protein sequence MKYVGFISKDDAFNFCKNIFMKMGLSKEDAEIVSNHLVIASLRGVDSHGITRILPYVIGLEKGIVNPNPKTKILKETESIVLIDGDNALGQIPALKATNIAVEKAIKTGIGIASVKNVGHVGMLAYYGLKISEKKFIGMICTSGPSRVVPWGGKKRLLGTNPICFSFPFKNENPIVLDIATSIVASFKIKLMAERGESVPIGMILDKNGKPTTNPKDYINGGALLPFGEYKGYGLAIVIEILSSLLSGAPHTIHIADSPAAQGGLFIEAINIEAFRPYEEYIKDLEEIVNLIKSCPLLNGFNEILLPGELEYRTYKKRIEEGIPIHEDTWKEFKIVSEKLKIDLPKLQ